A region of Dioscorea cayenensis subsp. rotundata cultivar TDr96_F1 unplaced genomic scaffold, TDr96_F1_v2_PseudoChromosome.rev07_lg8_w22 25.fasta BLBR01001342.1, whole genome shotgun sequence DNA encodes the following proteins:
- the LOC120256225 gene encoding monothiol glutaredoxin-S7, chloroplastic — protein sequence MASIAASIQPLKTSAFSSPLRVLAFSRPSLNPLLSRSYGMAGVAPISQPRRFPSKPPGSSLSARCFSALSPELKSTLDKVVKSHKVILFMKGTKDFPQCGFSSTVVQILNSLNVPFETLNILENEILRQGLKEYSNWPTFPQLYIDGEFFGGCDITVEAYKNGQLQEQLEKAICS from the exons ATGGCCTCCATTGCAGCATCGATCCAACCTCTCAAGACCTCCGCCTTCTCTTCTCCACTTCGAGTGCTCGCCTTCTCCCGTCCTTCTCTCAATCCACTCCTCTCTCGCTCCTATGGCATGGCTGGCGTTGCCCCCATCTCCCAGCCCCGCCGTTTCCCCTCCAAGCCCCCTGGCTCATCACTCTCTGCTCGATGCTTTTCCG CGTTGAGTCCGGAGCTGAAATCGACATTGGATAAGGTGGTGAAGTCCCACAAAGTGATTCTTTTCATGAAGGGCACCAAGGATTTCCCTCAGTGCGGCTTCTCCAGCACTGTTGTGCAGATTCTCAATTCATTGAATGTGCCGTTCGAGACTCTCAATATCCTGGAGAATGAAATCCTTCGCCAGGGCTTGAAAGAGTATTCCAATTGGCCTACCTTTCCTCAGCTCTACATTGATGGCGAGTTCTTTGGTGGCTGTGACATCACAGTTG AAGCATACAAAAATGGACAGTTGCAGGAGCAGTTGGAGAAAGCAATCTGTTCCTAA